From one Triticum urartu cultivar G1812 chromosome 3, Tu2.1, whole genome shotgun sequence genomic stretch:
- the LOC125549481 gene encoding uncharacterized protein LOC125549481 isoform X1, protein MHVVRVHDGGARYSCECGLFEHMGMLCCHAIKHVLIQLGVRKIPSFHVLKRWTVDARDNLPLHLLYYQKDQGPPRLSSYRHTTLHLTALEFVQLGDSNVEAFDKAMGILIAGKAELTVLAAIKDGKSLVDQTQIGDSANPTQDMGAGSSHPDDMCSQMFISTECGLNTASGEAGSSLSLSTLLPPDRKKQKGRPTTARNKPGYEVKDARSRFCTVCRQKGHKSTTCPRRGDLLKKPRKIPTCGNCGVAGHKKTSCFNPVLPFVKRPRDGPVE, encoded by the exons ATGCATGTTGTCCGTGTCCATGATGGCGGCGCTAGGTATTCGTGCGAATGTGGGCTCTTCGAGCATATGGGGATGCTTTGTTGCCATGCTATCAAG CATGTCCTAATTCAACTGGGGGTGCGAAAAATACCCAGTTTCCATGTCCTCAAGAGGTGGACAGTAGATGCCCGCGACAATTTGCCACTCCACCTCCtgtattaccaaaaggatcaaggGCCTCCACGGTTATCCTCCTACAGGCATACAACACTACACCTGACCGCTCTCGAGTTTGTGCAGCTGGGGGATAGCAACGTGGAAGCATTCGACAAAGCAATGGGCATATTGATCGCAGGCAAGGCGGAACTGACTGTTTTGGCAGCGATCAAGGACGGCAAAAGTTTGGTGGACCAAACTCAAATTGGGGATTCAGCCAATCCCACTCAGGATATGGGAGCAGGTTCCTCACACCCAGACGACATGTGTTCTCAGATGTTCATCTCAACCGAGTGTGGACTTAATACTGCTTCAGGGGAAGCTGGCTCAAGCCTCTCACTATCAACGTTGCTGCCGCCCGATAGGAAGAAGCAGAAGGGTAGGCCAACCACAGCTAGGAACAAGCCTGGATACGAGGTCAAGGACGCGCGGTCGAGGTTTTGTACGGTCTGTAGGCAGAAAGGGCACAAAAGCACGACGTGCCCCCGCAGGGGCGATCTTTTGAAGAAACCTCGCAAAATACCTACCTGCGGCAATTGCGGTGTAGCTGGGCACAAGAAAACAAGTTGTTTCAATCCAGTATTGCCATTCGTGAAAAGGCCTCGCGACGGGCCAGTTGAGTGA
- the LOC125549481 gene encoding protein FAR1-RELATED SEQUENCE 3-like isoform X2 translates to MHVVRVHDGGARYSCECGLFEHMGMLCCHAIKHVLIQLGVRKIPSFHVLKRWTVDARDNLPLHLLYYQKDQGPPRLSSYRHTTLHLTALEFVQLGDSNVEAFDKAMGILIAGKAELTVLAAIKDGKSLVDQTQIGDSANPTQDMGAGEAGSSLSLSTLLPPDRKKQKGRPTTARNKPGYEVKDARSRFCTVCRQKGHKSTTCPRRGDLLKKPRKIPTCGNCGVAGHKKTSCFNPVLPFVKRPRDGPVE, encoded by the exons ATGCATGTTGTCCGTGTCCATGATGGCGGCGCTAGGTATTCGTGCGAATGTGGGCTCTTCGAGCATATGGGGATGCTTTGTTGCCATGCTATCAAG CATGTCCTAATTCAACTGGGGGTGCGAAAAATACCCAGTTTCCATGTCCTCAAGAGGTGGACAGTAGATGCCCGCGACAATTTGCCACTCCACCTCCtgtattaccaaaaggatcaaggGCCTCCACGGTTATCCTCCTACAGGCATACAACACTACACCTGACCGCTCTCGAGTTTGTGCAGCTGGGGGATAGCAACGTGGAAGCATTCGACAAAGCAATGGGCATATTGATCGCAGGCAAGGCGGAACTGACTGTTTTGGCAGCGATCAAGGACGGCAAAAGTTTGGTGGACCAAACTCAAATTGGGGATTCAGCCAATCCCACTCAGGATATGGGAGCAG GGGAAGCTGGCTCAAGCCTCTCACTATCAACGTTGCTGCCGCCCGATAGGAAGAAGCAGAAGGGTAGGCCAACCACAGCTAGGAACAAGCCTGGATACGAGGTCAAGGACGCGCGGTCGAGGTTTTGTACGGTCTGTAGGCAGAAAGGGCACAAAAGCACGACGTGCCCCCGCAGGGGCGATCTTTTGAAGAAACCTCGCAAAATACCTACCTGCGGCAATTGCGGTGTAGCTGGGCACAAGAAAACAAGTTGTTTCAATCCAGTATTGCCATTCGTGAAAAGGCCTCGCGACGGGCCAGTTGAGTGA
- the LOC125547348 gene encoding uncharacterized protein LOC125547348 — MVVGDENASGESDADCGKIRVMNYLSPKLVNAVVARLTDSQKRLFAEKDFGAMLSLLGMLNIDRQYSFWNATRIDPIRRTVRMGDGSSRPVTSNAIRDVVDLGTGDREIPFPHEPSCVDRDVLRDVCAGLGLDASVDRITFRMLESVLASLGDLSVEFEANRQCAAFALLCTACLFNPKANRREDPISPEVFVAVRDPSKMFEFDWCGYIKAVIMAGVRKMREDLEAGATMVHLQGFLMVPQVIAFDAMVAGRGLQPGRHRMTVYDAEDFRLLAALDSDRLSNGGHKMYGRAKVLDILRD, encoded by the exons ATGGTGGTCGGAGATGAGAATGCGAGCGGAGAATCTGATGCAGACTGCGGCAAGATCCGGGTTATGAACTATCTGTCCCCTAAGCTAGTCAATGCGGTCGTTGCTCGTCTCACTGATTCGCAAAAGAGGCTTTTCGCTGAGAAGGACTTTGGTGCCATGCTGTCCCTTTTGGGGATGCTAAATATAGACCGTCAGTACAGTTTCTGGAACGCAACTAGGATAGATCCGATTAGGAGAACCGTTCGTATGGGCGATGGCAGTTCCCGGCCAGTGACATCTAATGCTATAAGGGATGTGGTCGATCTGGGTACGGGCGACAGGGAGATCCCCTTCCCGCATGAGCCTAGCTGTGTCGATCGTGATGTCTTGAGGGATGTGTGTGCCGGTCTGGGTCTGGATGCATCGGTAGATAGGATCACATTCAGAATGCTAGAGTCGGTGCTTGCTTCCCTAGGCGATCTAAGTGTTGAATTTGAGGCCAACAGGCAGTGTGCTGCGTTCGCTCTTCTCTGTACTGCTTGTTTGTTCAACCCTAAAGCAAATCGGAGGGAGGATCCAATAAGCCCTGAGGTGTTTGTTGCTGTGCGTGATCCATCAAAGATGTTCGAGTTTGACTGGTGTGGGTACATAAAAGCTGTAATAATGGCTGGTGTGAGAAAAATGCGAGAAGATCTTGAAGCCGGTGCAACTATGGTGCACTTGCAAGGGTTCCTGATGGTGCCTCAG GTGATTGCATTTGATGCGATGGTTGCTGGGCGGGGTTTGCAACCTGGGCGACACCGGATGACGGTGTATGATGCTGAGGACTTCCGGCTGCTTGCTGCTCTTGACTCTGATCGTCTAAGCAATGGAGGGCACAAGATGTACGGCAGAGCTAAGGTACTTGACATTTTACGGG ATTAG